In Scomber japonicus isolate fScoJap1 chromosome 19, fScoJap1.pri, whole genome shotgun sequence, a single genomic region encodes these proteins:
- the slc2a11l gene encoding solute carrier family 2 member 11, like, whose product MLQYLTLLLDCPVVIAAIFISGIGGTFQYGFCISVMTSPSPFIQELVNKTCVQRYRLSLQQWQLSLIWSFTVSIFCIGGLLGALVAGPLIAKFGRKKCLLLNNFVAIIGAVLMLLSKTAMSFEMIMVARLLYGINAGVSLSAHTLYLVECTPKRLRGMVGVTIATFISLGKFSGQLLGISELLGTEDRWPWLLGFNGFTALLQLFTLPFLPESPSFLLLDRGDRQACEKAIKRLWGNKDYSKEVEEMLQEKAALQSVRSLSVIELIQNQTVRWQLLTILVAFTTLQLCGINAVYFYSFDVFRAAGIQEGQLRYAALGTGLCELFTSIACFMLIETTGKKLLLFRGYMGMSATLVLLTITLYLQSQISWMPYCSMVLIFFFIIFFASGPAGVTAPLPGEMLTQSFKSAGYTIACTVNWTGLFVLGMLFPVLVENLDYFCFLLFLFFCATCGLYVWFNVPETKNLTALEIAAEFQRMHCKSEKSQREQSTEQTETPNSMELYETKL is encoded by the exons ATGCTACAATACCTAACACTCCTG CTGGACTGTCCTGTTGTAATCGCTGCTATTTTTATCTCTGGCATCGGTGGGACATTTCAATATGGTTTCTGTATATCTGTGATGACCTCTCCCTCTCCT TTTATACAGGAGCTGGTGAACAAGACATGTGTGCAGAGATACAGACTCTCTTTGCAGCAGTGGCAGCTCTCTCTCATCTGGTCTTTCACTGTGTCCATTTTCTGCATTGGGGGATTACTTGGGGCACTGGTGGCTGGTCCACTGATCGCAAAATTCGGCAG AAAAAAATGCCTTTTATTAAACAACTTTGTGGCTATAATTGGAGCTGTGTTGATGCTCTTGAGCAAAACAGCCATGTCCTTTGAGATGATCATGGTGGCACGATTACTTTATGGCATCAATGCAG GAGTCAGTCTCTCAGCTCATACACTGTACCTCGTCGAATGCACTCCCAAGAGGCTGCGAGGGATGGTGGGAGTGACCATCGCTACCTTCATCTCACTGGGGAAGTTCTCTGGTCAGCTGCTGGGGATCAG TGAGTTACTTGGGACAGAGGACAGGTGGCCCTGGTTGCTTGGTTTCAACGGTTTCACTGCGTTACTTCAGCTCTTCACCCTGCCCTTCCTGCCAGAGTCTCCCAGTTTCCTGCTGCTCGACAGAGGAGACCGCCAGGCCTGTGAGAAAG CTATAAAGAGGCTATGGGGCAACAAGGACTACAGcaaagaggtggaggagatgtTGCAGGAGAAAGCTGCCCTGCAGAGTGTTCGCAGCCTCTCAGTGATAGAGCTGATTCAGAACCAAACAGTCCGCTGGCAGCTCCTCACTATCCTCGTTGCCTTCACCACGCTGCAGCTCTGTGGCATCAATGCC GTGTACTTTTATTCTTTTGATGTGTTTCGTGCGGCAGGAATCCAAGAGGGTCAGTTACGTTATGCTGCCTTGGGAACAGGGCTGTGTGAGCTGTTCACCTCTATAGCCTGT TTCATGTTAATTGAGACTACAGGCAAAAAGTTGCTGCTGTTCAGAGGATACATGGGAATGTCGGCTACGCTTGTTCTCCTCACCATCACCCTGTACCTGCAA aGTCAAATCTCCTGGATGCCGTACTGCAGCATGgtcctcattttcttcttcataatATTTTTTGCCAGTGGACCTG CTGGAGTTACAGCTCCTCTTCCAGGGGAAATGTTGACTCAGTCGTTCAAATCAGCTGGATACACCATAGCTTGCACCGTCAACTGGACAGGCCTGTTTGTGCTAGGGATGCTTTTCCCTGTCTTAGTG GAGAATCTGGATTACTTTTGCTTTCTCCTATTCCTGTTTTTCTGCGCCACCTGTGGGCTGTATGTGTGGTTCAACGTCCCTGAGACCAAGAATCTGACAGCGCTGGAGATTGCTGCAGAGTTTCAGAGGATGCACTGCAAATCTGAAAAGTCACAGAGGGAACAATCCACTGAACAGACAGAGACACCTAACAGCATGGAACTATATGAGACCAAATTATGA